In one window of Bacteroidales bacterium DNA:
- a CDS encoding glycosyltransferase → MNILHISSPDFKASGIMTEIFHLELKKRGYNSKVLLLHTHKATNDINAVYVGCFSKLYLRGINFFKRKIYTFFAKFSIVKNIKADAKYCFLYLNQYKTLVRTKQIVRKISIKPDAIILYFLQDFIHPKNIYELYIIYKVPILWVFPDMNPMTGGCHYNWGCEGYKYECGKCPALKSNDPNDITHKNFIFKQRYFKSVKFITFFGGDEINYSSIFKNITNKKLQAPINPDIFKPNNKIEVRAKMGLPTDKKIIFFGAQYINEERKGIKLLIHALNLIKKYKPQNIEDVFLVLAGRCDDTLLESLPFPYKFLGLLDANRELPAAFQAANVFVSPSIQDAGPIMVNMSIMCGTPVVSFNIGVAKDLVVDGETGYRVELGELNKFAEGVQRILDLNSSEYIKMSNNCRELGLKLSTTERQVDVILEAIKNNN, encoded by the coding sequence ATGAATATTTTACATATCTCTTCTCCGGATTTTAAAGCATCCGGAATAATGACTGAAATTTTTCATCTTGAATTAAAGAAAAGAGGCTATAATTCAAAAGTGTTGCTATTGCATACTCATAAAGCTACAAATGATATTAATGCTGTTTATGTAGGCTGTTTTTCAAAATTATATTTGCGGGGAATTAATTTTTTTAAAAGAAAAATATATACTTTTTTTGCAAAGTTTAGCATTGTGAAAAATATTAAAGCTGATGCAAAGTATTGTTTTTTATACCTAAATCAATATAAAACACTTGTTAGAACTAAGCAAATTGTAAGAAAAATTTCAATTAAACCAGATGCAATTATTCTTTATTTTTTACAAGATTTTATTCATCCCAAAAATATTTATGAGCTCTATATAATTTACAAAGTACCTATTTTGTGGGTGTTTCCGGATATGAACCCTATGACTGGAGGTTGTCATTATAATTGGGGGTGCGAAGGTTATAAGTATGAATGCGGTAAATGCCCGGCTCTTAAATCTAATGATCCAAATGATATTACACATAAAAATTTTATTTTTAAACAAAGGTATTTCAAGTCGGTAAAATTTATAACTTTTTTTGGCGGGGATGAAATAAATTATAGCTCTATTTTTAAAAATATCACAAACAAAAAGCTTCAGGCTCCTATAAATCCTGATATTTTTAAGCCTAATAATAAAATTGAAGTAAGGGCAAAAATGGGACTTCCTACAGATAAAAAAATTATATTTTTTGGTGCTCAGTATATTAACGAGGAAAGAAAAGGAATTAAGCTTCTTATCCATGCATTGAATTTAATAAAAAAATATAAACCTCAGAATATTGAAGATGTTTTTTTAGTTCTTGCTGGACGATGTGATGATACATTATTAGAATCATTACCATTTCCATATAAATTTTTAGGGTTACTTGATGCAAATAGAGAGTTACCGGCTGCTTTTCAGGCAGCAAATGTTTTTGTAAGTCCTTCTATTCAAGATGCGGGGCCAATTATGGTAAATATGTCAATAATGTGTGGAACTCCTGTTGTCTCTTTTAATATAGGTGTGGCAAAGGATTTGGTAGTTGATGGGGAAACAGGTTACAGAGTAGAGTTGGGAGAATTAAATAAATTTGCTGAAGGGGTTCAGCGAATTTTGGATTTGAATTCTTCTGAATATATTAAAATGTCGAATAATTGCAGAGAACTTGGATTAAAATTATCTACAACAGAACGGCAGGTGGATGTTATTCTGGAAGCTATAAAAAATAATAATTAA
- a CDS encoding SLBB domain-containing protein yields MEKYKNIIIVFVLVIFTSFYNNAFSQSQKIDNVDLSKVKVDELSDTQVKAIAEKAGMSGMSEDQIETLAKAKGMSDSEILKLKSRISKLKTTIKDDNSSTGRTRSAEVKNDSLDKEVNPYANKIFGFSLFTNKSLTFEPSTNIATPLNYQLGPGDKLIIDVWGASQETYEQKITAEGYIIISNVGPIYLSGMTIEQATNKVKKELTSIYTGLSIGNTFLKVSLGAVRSIKVNIVGEVALPGTYTLSSLATALNALYVAGGPSENGSLRNVKIIRNNKTVAELDIYEFLLKGELPKNMRLQDEDVIFIPAYDNRVEIKGEVKRTGLFDLKTSEKLKDLIYYAGGYTDKAYTENVKVLRKTGKQYKVFDVPSIQQDSFKLSNGDEVSVDTVLNKYENRVEIKGAVNRPGIFALDNNTTLGELIRKASGLREDAFKSRVIIYRTLDDLTIKTIPVEIKDTTQSYQTLLLREDVVSVSSIFDIQEEYTIKIDGEVRVPGEYPYTKNTTIEDLIVKAGGLLESASYAKIEVDRRIKDNYATASSDKIAEVYQFQISKDLKVSDSASNFELMPFDNVFIRKSPGYSSQSIVKVDGEVLFPGFYSITTKTERISDLIKRAGSTTPEAYVKGARLTRQNSAAKKLQLKDIEKLKERVNDTLPIDDQTINKTETTISIDLEKILKKAGSKYDLFLEKGDVIKIPKEPQTVGLSGALLYPVVVRYMKGYGVRKYISSSGGFSDDAKPSKIYVVNINGSVKRTSRFLFIKNYPKVEPGAEIVVPQKTLKKGMSTTEAIGFGTAMSSLALIIITIVNALK; encoded by the coding sequence ATGGAAAAATATAAAAATATTATAATAGTTTTTGTTCTGGTAATTTTTACTTCATTTTATAATAATGCTTTCTCTCAATCGCAGAAAATAGATAATGTCGATTTAAGTAAAGTAAAAGTTGATGAACTTTCAGATACGCAAGTAAAAGCTATTGCTGAAAAGGCAGGAATGTCGGGCATGTCAGAAGATCAAATTGAAACTTTAGCAAAAGCAAAAGGAATGTCTGATTCTGAAATTCTTAAACTTAAAAGCCGTATTTCAAAATTAAAGACTACTATAAAAGATGATAATAGTTCAACAGGCAGAACTCGTAGTGCTGAAGTTAAAAATGATTCGCTTGATAAAGAGGTAAATCCTTATGCAAATAAAATTTTTGGATTTTCATTGTTTACAAATAAATCGTTAACGTTTGAACCAAGCACCAACATTGCAACTCCATTAAATTATCAGTTAGGTCCGGGTGATAAATTAATAATTGATGTGTGGGGTGCATCCCAGGAAACATACGAACAAAAAATCACTGCCGAAGGTTATATTATAATAAGTAATGTTGGTCCTATTTATCTTAGCGGTATGACAATCGAACAGGCGACAAATAAAGTTAAAAAAGAGCTTACTTCAATTTATACCGGTTTATCAATTGGAAATACATTTTTAAAAGTTAGTCTTGGTGCTGTAAGAAGTATTAAAGTTAATATTGTTGGAGAAGTTGCACTTCCCGGAACATATACATTATCATCATTAGCTACAGCATTAAATGCATTGTATGTAGCAGGAGGTCCTTCAGAAAATGGTTCCTTGCGTAATGTGAAAATTATAAGAAATAACAAGACTGTGGCGGAACTGGATATTTATGAATTTCTGTTAAAAGGTGAACTACCAAAGAATATGAGGCTTCAGGACGAAGATGTGATTTTTATTCCAGCATACGACAACCGTGTCGAAATAAAAGGTGAAGTAAAACGAACAGGTTTATTTGATTTGAAGACTTCAGAAAAATTAAAAGATTTAATTTATTATGCCGGAGGTTACACTGACAAGGCATATACTGAGAATGTAAAAGTATTAAGAAAAACAGGGAAACAATATAAAGTCTTTGATGTACCATCAATACAACAGGATTCATTTAAACTATCAAACGGTGATGAAGTTTCAGTTGACACAGTTTTGAATAAATACGAGAATCGTGTTGAAATAAAAGGAGCGGTGAATCGTCCGGGAATATTTGCTTTAGACAATAATACGACTTTAGGTGAACTGATTCGTAAAGCCAGTGGCTTGCGTGAAGATGCATTTAAAAGTCGTGTTATAATTTATCGTACTTTAGATGATTTGACAATAAAAACAATTCCTGTAGAAATAAAAGATACTACACAATCGTATCAAACTTTATTATTAAGAGAAGATGTTGTATCTGTATCATCAATATTTGATATACAAGAAGAATATACAATTAAAATTGATGGAGAGGTCCGTGTACCGGGAGAATATCCTTATACAAAAAATACAACCATCGAAGATTTAATAGTAAAGGCAGGAGGTTTGCTCGAATCTGCATCATATGCAAAGATTGAAGTTGACAGAAGAATAAAAGATAATTATGCTACAGCATCAAGTGATAAAATTGCGGAAGTTTATCAATTTCAAATTTCAAAAGATTTGAAAGTGTCAGATTCCGCATCAAATTTTGAGTTAATGCCTTTTGATAATGTTTTTATTCGTAAATCTCCCGGATATTCATCGCAAAGTATTGTTAAAGTTGATGGCGAAGTTTTATTCCCCGGTTTTTATAGTATAACAACTAAAACCGAACGTATATCAGATTTGATTAAACGTGCTGGAAGCACTACTCCTGAAGCATACGTAAAAGGAGCAAGATTAACAAGACAAAATTCTGCTGCGAAAAAACTTCAATTAAAAGATATTGAAAAGTTAAAAGAAAGAGTGAATGATACCTTACCTATAGATGACCAAACAATTAATAAAACAGAAACAACAATAAGTATTGATCTGGAAAAAATTCTTAAAAAAGCGGGGTCTAAGTATGACTTATTCTTAGAAAAAGGAGATGTTATAAAAATTCCAAAAGAACCGCAGACAGTTGGTTTAAGCGGAGCATTATTATACCCGGTTGTGGTAAGATATATGAAAGGCTACGGAGTAAGAAAATATATTTCTTCATCGGGTGGTTTTTCGGACGATGCAAAACCTTCTAAAATATATGTTGTAAATATTAATGGTTCTGTAAAAAGAACATCTCGATTTTTATTTATTAAAAATTATCCTAAAGTAGAGCCGGGAGCAGAGATTGTCGTCCCACAAAAAACATTGAAAAAAGGTATGAGCACGACAGAAGCAATAGGTTTTGGGACAGCTATGTCATCTTTAGCTTTGATTATAATAACAATTGTGAATGCTTTAAAATAA
- a CDS encoding fatty acid--CoA ligase family protein, whose translation MTLFLSDIEKEKSYEELIRDINESKGYCRVFKSGGLYDFFLNFLVGLVAGKQLVLLDSDLSKDEIGKLNIDGINVSETLLQNDFKDFNAVIDKIQNSASEIIIFTSGTTGQPKQILHSVSSLARAVQKKQNFTNTVWGFAHNPTHMAGLQVFFQAFMNKHPLINLFKKERTGIYNAISKYQITHISATPTFYRLLLPFERSYPSVIRLTFGGEKSDKKLHENMLGIFPNAKINNIYASTEGGSLLVSKGEYFQIPEHLKEKIIVANNELWIHQSLLGNSAEINLDHEYYHTSDLVEWVDETTGTFRFHGRKNELINIGGFKVNPAEVEEALSGKPGIKHAIVYSKPNSVLGNILCADVQLYSGINISEIEIRKYLSEKLQDYKVPRKITFVENISLTRTGKIKRS comes from the coding sequence ATGACGTTGTTCTTGTCCGACATAGAAAAGGAGAAGAGCTATGAAGAGCTTATTCGTGATATAAATGAATCGAAAGGCTATTGTAGGGTCTTTAAATCTGGAGGATTGTACGATTTTTTCCTCAATTTTCTTGTAGGACTTGTTGCCGGAAAGCAATTGGTTCTGCTTGACTCAGACCTAAGCAAGGATGAGATCGGTAAATTAAACATCGATGGAATAAATGTCAGTGAAACATTGTTACAGAATGATTTCAAAGATTTTAATGCTGTAATTGACAAAATTCAGAATTCGGCATCTGAGATCATTATTTTTACTTCAGGAACCACCGGTCAGCCAAAACAGATACTGCATTCTGTATCATCGCTGGCCAGGGCTGTTCAGAAGAAACAAAATTTCACCAATACAGTCTGGGGTTTTGCACATAATCCTACCCACATGGCCGGGCTGCAGGTTTTTTTTCAGGCATTTATGAATAAACACCCCCTGATCAACCTGTTCAAGAAAGAAAGAACGGGTATTTACAATGCCATTTCAAAATACCAGATAACACATATTTCGGCAACTCCTACATTTTACAGGCTGTTGCTCCCTTTTGAAAGGTCTTATCCGTCTGTAATCCGCTTGACCTTTGGAGGCGAGAAGTCGGATAAAAAATTACATGAAAATATGCTTGGGATCTTTCCGAATGCCAAGATCAATAACATCTATGCTTCAACAGAAGGGGGGTCTTTATTGGTGTCCAAAGGAGAATATTTCCAAATTCCTGAGCATTTGAAAGAAAAGATCATTGTTGCAAATAATGAATTATGGATACATCAGTCCTTGCTGGGAAATTCGGCAGAGATAAATCTGGACCACGAATATTATCACACCAGCGATTTGGTGGAATGGGTCGATGAGACGACAGGGACCTTTAGGTTTCACGGCAGAAAGAATGAACTGATCAATATTGGAGGTTTTAAAGTTAATCCTGCAGAAGTGGAGGAAGCATTATCCGGGAAACCTGGCATAAAGCATGCGATCGTATACAGCAAGCCGAACTCTGTACTGGGAAATATCTTGTGTGCAGATGTTCAACTGTACAGCGGCATAAATATTTCCGAAATAGAAATTAGAAAATATCTATCAGAAAAATTACAAGACTATAAAGTACCGAGAAAAATCACTTTTGTTGAAAACATCAGTTTAACAAGAACCGGAAAAATAAAGCGATCATGA
- a CDS encoding SDR family oxidoreductase has protein sequence MNVLVTGASRGVGIAICRSLLEQGNKVYAISRSFSSELKTLEKKYHGKLFFKSYDLSDTANIHKVIFKEFIPNTIVVHGFVNNAATAYDDIITNLDLYQLEMMFRVNVYAPMMLTKYAIRNMIFNKTRGSIVHISSVSVHTGYKGLAMYASSKGALEAFSKNTAREWGSKGIRSNVVVPGFMETAMSATLTTEQKEKIYNRTSLKIPTNIDSVAQTVSFMLSEKASSITGQNIHVDNGTI, from the coding sequence ATGAATGTACTCGTCACAGGCGCATCAAGAGGAGTGGGCATTGCTATCTGCAGGTCTTTGCTTGAGCAGGGTAATAAGGTATATGCCATCAGCAGGAGTTTTTCTTCCGAATTAAAAACGCTTGAGAAAAAATATCATGGCAAGCTCTTTTTTAAAAGTTATGATCTATCTGATACAGCAAATATTCACAAGGTTATATTCAAGGAATTCATCCCTAATACCATCGTAGTTCATGGGTTTGTGAACAACGCAGCAACAGCCTATGATGATATCATCACCAACCTAGACTTGTATCAATTGGAAATGATGTTCAGGGTGAATGTATATGCCCCAATGATGCTTACCAAATATGCCATACGCAATATGATATTCAATAAGACCAGGGGAAGTATCGTGCATATCTCATCGGTCAGCGTGCATACCGGTTACAAAGGACTTGCCATGTATGCTTCCAGTAAAGGCGCACTAGAGGCATTCTCGAAGAATACGGCAAGAGAATGGGGATCAAAAGGGATCAGGTCCAATGTGGTGGTTCCTGGTTTTATGGAAACTGCAATGAGTGCGACACTTACTACCGAACAAAAAGAAAAGATATACAACAGGACATCGTTAAAAATTCCCACAAACATTGATTCGGTTGCTCAAACTGTTTCATTCATGTTATCTGAAAAAGCAAGTTCAATTACAGGCCAAAATATTCATGTAGATAACGGAACGATCTGA
- a CDS encoding amino acid adenylation domain-containing protein, translated as MKINIIEYFIDTVNVANNKIAVIDGDRNVSFSELNAKAKIIAYEIIRLNNCINKPIAVFLPKSIESVVADIAIIYSGNCYMNLDVKYPQARLKNIIEQVRPQFIITSSAYSSALEALGSHVPVINMDLINVDINFNEEKLRSNVKRIIDTDPLCIINTSGSTGTPKGVVLNHRSFFDFTEWAVETLGITDHEIVGSLSPSIFDIYSFELCMLMAKGSTLVLIPEQNSAFPATILDIMQKNEVSFIFWVPTIMVNIANMDLLSKIALPKLKTVWFAGEVFPTKQFNYWKKNLQGTKFVNLYGPIEITLDCTYYIVERDLKDEEPIPIGFPCRNTDILVLKENDQPAGINEEGELCVRGTSLAMGYYNNREKTEAAFVQNPLNTSYPEIIYRTGDIVFMNERSELIFKGRKDSLIKHLGYRIELGEIEHVIINTLKLVDNGCVVYNTTKKEITLIYESTQEKSIAEMKRAIAQMFPKYMVPTAYHKMEKLPRNTNGKIDRLKLSSEIC; from the coding sequence ATGAAGATTAACATCATTGAATATTTTATAGACACAGTTAATGTTGCTAATAATAAGATAGCAGTGATTGACGGCGATCGAAATGTTTCTTTTTCAGAACTTAATGCTAAAGCAAAAATAATTGCTTATGAAATTATTCGATTAAATAACTGTATCAACAAACCTATTGCGGTTTTCTTGCCCAAAAGCATTGAAAGCGTTGTTGCTGATATTGCGATCATTTATAGCGGAAATTGTTACATGAATCTGGATGTAAAGTATCCGCAGGCTCGGTTGAAAAATATTATCGAACAGGTCAGGCCTCAGTTCATTATTACCAGCTCGGCGTATTCGTCGGCTCTTGAAGCATTGGGTAGCCATGTACCGGTAATCAATATGGACCTGATCAATGTTGATATTAATTTCAATGAAGAAAAACTGCGATCAAATGTAAAACGGATCATAGATACAGATCCATTATGCATAATCAATACTTCGGGTTCTACAGGTACTCCCAAAGGAGTTGTGCTTAATCACAGGAGCTTCTTTGATTTCACGGAATGGGCTGTTGAAACCCTGGGCATCACCGACCATGAGATTGTTGGATCCCTGTCGCCTTCGATATTCGATATTTACAGTTTTGAATTGTGCATGCTGATGGCAAAAGGAAGCACTCTTGTTCTTATCCCGGAGCAAAACAGCGCATTTCCTGCCACGATTCTAGATATCATGCAGAAAAATGAAGTAAGTTTTATTTTCTGGGTGCCTACCATTATGGTGAACATTGCCAATATGGACCTGCTGAGCAAGATCGCACTGCCCAAACTGAAGACCGTTTGGTTTGCAGGAGAGGTTTTTCCCACCAAGCAATTTAATTACTGGAAGAAGAATTTACAAGGAACTAAATTTGTGAATCTATATGGTCCCATTGAGATCACCCTTGATTGCACGTATTATATTGTTGAAAGAGACCTGAAGGACGAAGAACCCATTCCGATAGGCTTTCCCTGTCGCAATACTGACATCCTGGTGCTGAAAGAAAATGACCAGCCCGCCGGGATCAACGAAGAAGGCGAATTGTGTGTGCGCGGAACGTCATTGGCCATGGGTTATTATAATAACCGTGAAAAAACAGAGGCTGCTTTTGTACAGAATCCACTGAATACTTCCTATCCTGAGATCATTTACCGTACTGGTGATATTGTCTTCATGAACGAACGGAGCGAACTCATCTTCAAAGGCAGAAAAGACAGCCTGATCAAGCATCTTGGTTACCGCATCGAGCTGGGCGAGATCGAACATGTTATCATTAATACCTTGAAACTGGTAGATAACGGATGCGTAGTATATAACACAACAAAAAAAGAAATCACGCTTATTTATGAATCAACCCAAGAAAAATCTATTGCCGAAATGAAGCGCGCTATTGCTCAGATGTTTCCAAAATATATGGTACCAACCGCATATCATAAGATGGAAAAATTGCCAAGAAATACAAATGGAAAAATCGACAGGCTGAAATTAAGCAGCGAGATCTGTTGA
- a CDS encoding Wzz/FepE/Etk N-terminal domain-containing protein, producing MTETQTKKENKDSEIDLIDIAKKIWSGRKIIIKSMIVFFVLGIFIVIFSPKEYKSEITLVVETSSSGSGMSGLLQQFGGLAGISMNKTDKEALVPDLYPEVIKSTPFLLEIMKQKVIESKYDSTLTVEQYLDRHTRSSLAGFVAKYTIGLPGKIMEWIRGKNDNITGKKLLVVSSDSLKDISVEPIRITKKQSDIIEALAGCISTEQDFKKSNKFVIGVEMQDPLVVAQVTSYVVKDLKRYIIDYRTKKAKTDLKFVEARSNEAEAKYMEAQQALAIYKDRNKNVILASVQTEEERLQSEYDLSFSLYSALAKQLEQSKIKVQEETPVFNVMDPAQIPLKKSSPKSSLIIITMLFLGGCVGVGIILLKNMKVILINNNQKNK from the coding sequence ATGACAGAAACGCAAACAAAAAAAGAAAATAAAGATAGCGAAATCGATTTAATTGATATTGCAAAAAAAATATGGAGTGGACGAAAAATAATAATAAAATCCATGATTGTTTTTTTTGTATTAGGTATTTTTATTGTTATATTTTCTCCAAAAGAATATAAATCAGAAATTACTTTAGTAGTTGAAACCAGTAGTAGTGGAAGTGGCATGTCAGGTTTATTGCAACAGTTTGGAGGATTGGCAGGAATTAGCATGAATAAAACTGATAAGGAAGCTCTTGTGCCTGATTTGTATCCTGAAGTTATTAAAAGCACACCATTCCTGCTTGAAATAATGAAACAGAAAGTTATTGAATCGAAATATGATTCCACATTAACTGTTGAACAATATCTTGACAGGCATACTCGTTCTTCGTTAGCAGGTTTCGTGGCTAAATATACAATTGGATTGCCCGGAAAAATAATGGAATGGATAAGAGGTAAAAATGATAATATTACAGGTAAAAAACTTCTTGTTGTTTCATCAGATTCACTAAAAGATATATCAGTAGAACCTATTCGTATTACAAAGAAACAGTCTGATATTATTGAGGCATTAGCGGGATGTATAAGCACAGAACAGGATTTTAAAAAATCAAATAAGTTTGTTATTGGTGTTGAAATGCAAGACCCACTTGTTGTTGCTCAAGTTACAAGTTATGTAGTAAAAGACCTTAAGAGATATATAATTGATTACAGAACTAAAAAAGCAAAAACCGATTTAAAGTTTGTTGAAGCACGTTCGAATGAGGCTGAAGCAAAATATATGGAAGCACAGCAGGCATTGGCAATATATAAAGACCGGAATAAAAATGTGATATTAGCCTCTGTTCAAACTGAAGAAGAAAGACTTCAGTCCGAATATGATCTATCGTTTAGTTTATATAGTGCTTTAGCGAAACAATTAGAACAATCAAAAATTAAAGTTCAGGAAGAAACACCTGTTTTTAATGTAATGGATCCTGCTCAAATTCCTTTAAAAAAAAGTAGCCCTAAATCAAGTTTAATTATAATTACAATGTTATTTTTAGGAGGATGTGTAGGAGTGGGTATAATTTTATTAAAAAACATGAAAGTTATTTTAATTAATAATAATCAAAAAAACAAATAA
- a CDS encoding acyl carrier protein yields MKNKIIEILKELRPEFDFMENSDFIEQGMLDSFDIVNLVTSLDKHYGISIDGMDIIPKNFSSIAAIISLLKKNGVSNES; encoded by the coding sequence ATGAAGAATAAAATTATTGAAATATTAAAGGAATTACGACCTGAATTTGATTTTATGGAAAATTCAGATTTTATTGAACAAGGTATGTTAGACTCATTTGATATTGTAAACCTTGTAACCTCGCTCGATAAGCATTATGGTATTTCCATTGATGGTATGGATATTATACCTAAAAATTTTTCAAGTATTGCTGCGATTATATCATTATTGAAAAAAAACGGAGTAAGCAATGAATCTTAA
- a CDS encoding oligosaccharide flippase family protein produces MNLKYQLSILKKYLKSIFPEFIINYFTQGNERSLKTKKNIAASVIIKGLNIAISLLLVPLTINYINPTKYGVWLTLSSVIGWFGFFDIGFGNGLRNRFAEALAKGKHELARIYVSTTYAILSIIIGVVLVIFIFINPFLNWAIIINTPSTMTTELSLLAMIVFVFFSVQFVLQLITTIITANQQPAKSAFLYLLGNIFSLIVIFILTKSTSGNLLYLGIALSSAPVLVLALSSLWFYGHSYKNYAPSFKYVRFKFARDLMSLGVKFFGLQIAVILLYQTSNIIISQLFGPEQVTPYNIAFKYFSIITMVYSIILTPFWSAFTEAYTKKDLNWIRLSMKKLKSIWLLLIGAIILMILFSNTFYFLWVGNTVHVPMSITIVMALYVMINLWNAIYSTFLNGVGHIKFQLVAGLIGALVNIPLSIYLGKTIGISGVILSTAILGLPGFIFYPMQYHKIIHFKAKGIWS; encoded by the coding sequence GTGAATTTAAAGTATCAGCTTTCTATTCTTAAAAAATATTTAAAATCAATTTTTCCTGAATTTATAATTAATTATTTTACTCAAGGAAATGAAAGAAGTTTAAAAACTAAAAAGAATATTGCTGCATCAGTAATAATAAAAGGGTTAAATATAGCTATAAGCTTATTATTAGTTCCTCTTACCATAAATTATATAAATCCGACAAAATATGGTGTATGGCTAACATTAAGTTCTGTTATTGGATGGTTTGGTTTTTTTGATATTGGTTTTGGCAATGGATTGCGAAATCGATTTGCCGAAGCATTAGCAAAAGGAAAGCATGAATTGGCACGTATATATGTTAGTACTACATATGCTATCTTGAGTATAATTATTGGAGTTGTTTTAGTAATATTTATTTTCATTAATCCATTTCTAAATTGGGCAATAATAATAAATACGCCTTCTACTATGACAACTGAACTTTCGCTATTAGCTATGATTGTTTTTGTATTTTTTAGTGTGCAGTTTGTATTACAATTAATAACTACAATTATTACAGCAAACCAGCAACCAGCTAAATCTGCATTCTTATATTTATTAGGAAATATATTCTCGTTAATTGTGATATTTATTCTTACAAAATCAACGTCAGGAAATTTGCTATACCTAGGGATAGCATTAAGTTCAGCACCAGTATTAGTATTAGCATTGTCTAGCCTTTGGTTTTATGGACACAGTTATAAAAATTATGCTCCTTCTTTTAAATATGTAAGATTTAAATTTGCAAGAGATTTAATGAGCCTTGGGGTTAAATTTTTTGGTTTGCAAATTGCTGTAATTTTATTATATCAAACTAGTAATATTATTATTTCTCAGCTTTTTGGCCCCGAACAAGTAACTCCATATAATATAGCTTTTAAATATTTTAGTATTATTACAATGGTATATAGTATTATCCTTACACCATTTTGGAGTGCATTCACAGAAGCTTATACCAAGAAAGATTTAAACTGGATAAGACTTTCCATGAAAAAATTAAAATCTATATGGTTGCTTTTAATTGGAGCTATAATATTAATGATATTATTTTCTAATACATTTTATTTTCTTTGGGTAGGGAATACAGTTCATGTTCCTATGTCAATCACGATAGTAATGGCACTTTACGTTATGATAAATTTATGGAATGCCATATATAGTACTTTTTTAAATGGTGTTGGTCATATTAAATTTCAATTGGTTGCAGGATTGATAGGTGCTTTAGTAAATATACCTCTTTCAATATATTTGGGTAAAACAATAGGAATATCAGGTGTTATTCTATCAACAGCTATACTAGGGTTGCCAGGGTTTATTTTTTATCCTATGCAGTATCATAAAATAATACACTTCAAGGCGAAAGGAATTTGGAGCTAA
- a CDS encoding phosphopantetheine-binding protein — protein MESKILEIINYIREGKGMDKLNELTPADKLRDDFGFTSFDLAELTVRIEDVFDVDIFEDGLVSTVGEILLKLKK, from the coding sequence ATGGAGTCGAAAATCTTAGAGATCATAAATTATATCAGAGAAGGAAAAGGCATGGATAAGCTGAATGAGTTGACACCTGCAGATAAACTCCGTGATGATTTTGGATTTACCTCATTTGATCTGGCCGAATTGACCGTACGCATTGAAGATGTTTTTGATGTAGATATTTTCGAAGACGGTCTGGTCTCTACCGTTGGCGAGATATTATTAAAACTAAAAAAATAA